A region from the Branchiostoma lanceolatum isolate klBraLanc5 chromosome 2, klBraLanc5.hap2, whole genome shotgun sequence genome encodes:
- the LOC136426670 gene encoding large ribosomal subunit protein mL54-like, with translation MAAPMRILTCRTCPQICSRILGCVNVQVANYAKAKVPAFKGAKDLTSEKPKGPSIETDPAVLTTHCCGANIFKDGSDPPLKPDEEYPEWLWELNLGPAAKLDEIEPGTRKYFKRLRKENIWAENARRKGKKFSLQAPPASKF, from the exons atggcggcgcccatgaGAATTTTGACGTGCAGAACTTGTCCCCAGATTTGTAGCAGAATTCTGGGCTGTGTTAACGTGCAAGTCGCCAATTACGCAAAAGCAAAAG TACCAGCTTTTAAGGGAGCTAAAGATCTCACCAGTGAAAAGCCGAAGGGTCCGAGCATTGAGACAGATCCTGCTGTTCTCACCACGCATTGCTGTGGAGCCAACATCTTCAAG GATGGTAGTGATCCTCCCCTCAAACCAGACGAAGAATACCCAGAGTGGCTGTGGGAGTTGAACTTGGGGCCTGCGGCCAAGTTAGATGAAATTGAACCTGGCACAAGGAAATATTTCAAGAGACTCCGCAAAGAGAACATTTGGGCCGAGAATGCAAGGCGGAAAGGGAAAAAGTTTTCACTTCAAGCTCCACCTGCCAGTAAATTCTAG